A genome region from Pseudomonas sp. N3-W includes the following:
- a CDS encoding DUF465 domain-containing protein translates to MPVTHDLYQDLKRSKEEIQQKRAEDPLLDSLIEKYSRADAEVVKAETAQSDAPSDDALRKLKEKRLLVKDKIVRQLQAPS, encoded by the coding sequence ATGCCGGTGACCCATGACCTTTATCAGGATCTGAAACGCTCGAAGGAAGAGATCCAGCAAAAACGCGCCGAGGATCCGTTACTGGATTCGCTGATTGAAAAGTATTCACGAGCGGATGCGGAGGTGGTCAAGGCCGAAACAGCCCAATCCGACGCGCCCAGCGACGACGCGTTGAGGAAGCTCAAGGAGAAGCGTTTGCTGGTCAAGGACAAGATCGTCAGACAACTCCAGGCGCCGTCCTGA
- a CDS encoding DUF4142 domain-containing protein, with amino-acid sequence MDGFTLRHLALAVALSTSMGTAFAATSNDFVDNAAAGGISEIETSRLALQKSSSADVKDFANMMITDHSKANDELAAIAQKNDIKVPDSTTLVKQAKEKILDMRDDSFDAAYANNQVKAHEDTIALFKKEADTVTDDQVKGATELKGFAQKMLPALQKHLDLAKKLQAAHPSK; translated from the coding sequence ATGGACGGATTTACCCTGCGCCACCTCGCCCTGGCCGTTGCCTTGAGCACCAGCATGGGCACCGCGTTTGCGGCCACTTCCAATGACTTTGTCGACAACGCGGCCGCTGGCGGGATCTCGGAAATCGAAACCAGTCGCCTGGCCCTGCAAAAAAGCTCATCGGCGGACGTCAAGGATTTCGCCAACATGATGATCACCGACCACTCCAAGGCCAACGACGAACTGGCAGCCATTGCCCAGAAAAACGACATCAAGGTCCCGGACAGCACGACCCTGGTGAAACAGGCCAAGGAAAAAATTCTCGACATGCGCGATGACTCGTTCGATGCGGCCTACGCCAACAATCAGGTGAAGGCCCACGAAGACACCATCGCCCTGTTCAAGAAGGAAGCCGACACGGTGACTGACGATCAGGTCAAAGGCGCGACCGAACTCAAAGGCTTCGCCCAGAAAATGCTGCCGGCGCTGCAAAAGCACCTGGACCTGGCGAAGAAACTGCAGGCTGCGCATCCGAGCAAATGA
- a CDS encoding STAS domain-containing protein encodes MAALQISTLDAMKNNQTQLLSAWTNGLESSGATRNLKEQDLRQQTSEFLQLVTRGLENGNGTNISSPGWDETRQFLEKLSHSRALLGQDSHQTASFIFSLKGPMFALLQSHYKENPAVLAEQLWEVSELLDALGMHTIRTFQKSRESVIQRQQEELLELSTPVVKLWDGVLALPMIGTLDSQRTQVVMESLLQRIVDTGSEIAIIDITGVPTVDTLVAQHLLKTVTAIRLMGADCIISGVRPQIAQTIVHLGLDLQGVVTKANLADALKLALTRLGITVTKAV; translated from the coding sequence ATGGCAGCACTGCAAATCAGCACACTCGATGCGATGAAAAACAACCAGACGCAACTGCTCAGCGCATGGACCAACGGCCTCGAATCCAGCGGCGCCACGCGCAATCTCAAGGAACAGGACCTCAGGCAGCAAACTTCGGAGTTTCTGCAATTGGTCACCCGTGGTCTAGAAAACGGCAACGGCACCAACATCAGCTCGCCAGGTTGGGACGAAACCCGCCAGTTCCTGGAAAAGCTGTCCCACAGCCGCGCCCTGCTCGGCCAGGACTCGCACCAGACTGCCAGCTTCATCTTCTCTCTCAAGGGCCCGATGTTCGCCCTGCTGCAAAGCCACTACAAAGAAAACCCGGCGGTGCTGGCCGAACAACTCTGGGAAGTCTCGGAGCTGCTCGACGCGCTGGGCATGCACACCATCCGCACGTTCCAGAAATCCCGTGAGTCGGTGATCCAGCGTCAGCAGGAAGAACTGCTGGAACTCTCGACCCCGGTGGTCAAGCTGTGGGACGGCGTGTTGGCCCTGCCGATGATTGGCACACTCGACTCCCAGCGCACCCAGGTGGTGATGGAGTCGCTGTTGCAGCGCATCGTTGATACCGGTTCGGAAATCGCCATCATCGACATCACCGGTGTGCCGACCGTCGATACCCTGGTGGCGCAGCACCTGCTCAAGACCGTGACCGCCATTCGCCTGATGGGTGCCGACTGCATCATCAGTGGCGTGCGCCCGCAAATCGCCCAGACCATCGTCCACCTCGGGCTTGACCTGCAAGGCGTGGTCACCAAGGCCAACCTGGCTGATGCGCTGAAGCTGGCCCTGACCCGTCTGGGAATCACCGTCACCAAGGCAGTTTAA
- a CDS encoding STAS domain-containing protein, with protein sequence MDRIPILQMGDFLLVTIQVDMHDQLALTLQDDLSERISRTSARGVLIDISALDMVDSFIGRMIGTISGLSKIMDAETVLVGMQPAVAITLVELGLTLPGVSTALNVERGMKLLQARVQRQ encoded by the coding sequence ATGGACAGAATTCCTATTTTGCAGATGGGCGACTTTCTGCTGGTGACCATCCAGGTCGACATGCATGACCAGCTCGCGCTGACCTTGCAGGACGACTTGTCCGAACGCATCAGCCGCACGTCCGCCCGTGGCGTGTTGATCGATATCTCGGCGCTGGACATGGTCGACTCGTTCATTGGCCGGATGATCGGCACCATCTCCGGCCTGTCGAAAATCATGGACGCCGAAACCGTGCTGGTGGGCATGCAACCGGCGGTGGCGATCACCCTGGTGGAACTGGGGCTGACCCTGCCCGGCGTCAGCACGGCGTTGAACGTCGAGCGCGGGATGAAACTGCTGCAAGCCCGGGTACAGCGGCAATGA
- a CDS encoding anti-sigma regulatory factor yields MTLRSSGSQPINIEQDVVLARQTARKLATECGMRLIDLTKFVTAVSELARNTMVYGGGGDMDWQILDENARVGLRLTFRDEGPGIADVKLAMTDGWTSGSGLGLGLTGAKRLVDEFELDTAPGKGTRITITRWT; encoded by the coding sequence ATGACCCTGCGCAGCAGCGGTTCCCAACCGATCAACATCGAACAGGACGTGGTGCTGGCCCGCCAGACCGCGCGCAAACTGGCCACCGAGTGCGGCATGCGCCTGATTGACCTGACCAAGTTCGTCACCGCCGTCAGCGAGCTGGCGCGCAATACCATGGTCTATGGCGGTGGCGGCGACATGGACTGGCAGATCCTCGATGAAAACGCCAGGGTCGGCTTGCGCCTGACGTTTCGCGACGAAGGTCCCGGCATTGCCGACGTCAAACTGGCAATGACCGATGGCTGGACCTCCGGCAGCGGTCTGGGCCTGGGTTTGACCGGGGCCAAACGGCTGGTGGATGAGTTCGAACTCGACACCGCGCCCGGCAAAGGCACACGCATAACGATTACCCGATGGACATGA